The genomic interval CGGCACCGGGTTGCAGGGCGGTAACGGCGGCGACATCGGCGGTGACCCCCCCAGTGACGGCAGCTCCGGCGACGGCTCGGACGGCGAACGGTACGACCCCGGGGGCGACGGGGGCTTCGGCGACAGTGACGAACCGGTCGACGTCCGCGAGGCAGCGAGTGGCTGTCGGGTCGACGTGCGCAGCGACCCGAAACCGGGGACCACGACCACGGTAGCGGTCACCGTCGACGGCGAGCCGGCGAGCGACGTCCGGGTGTGGTTCAACGGCGAGTTCGTCGGCCACACGGACGGAAGAGGGCTCGTGACCGGCACGGTTCCCTACGTGACGGAGCTGAACGTCACGGTGGAGTCGCCGATAGACGAGCCGTGTACCTTCAGCGAGCCGGAGTCCGTCGGCCCGGGCCAGTTCCCGCTCGTCGGGGCGGGCGTGTCAGTCGCGGGTGCAGGAGGCGTAGCCACGGCTGCGAGTATCGACGCTGGGCGGGCCACCGGCCAGCGCCCCGCTTCGGTCGGCGTGAACAACTCCTCGGACTACGATGTCGCATCGGCCGTCACGATACGCGTCACCGGCGACCCAGTCCCGAACTCGACGGTCGCGCTCTTTGCGACTGTCGAGGGCGTGCCGATGCCCAACGCCACGGTCGCTGTCGACGGCGAACGGGTCGGACAGACGGACGGAAGCGGGCGATACCGGCTGACCGTGCCCGAGAGCGACAGCATCGACGTGACCGTCAGCCGCGGCGAGATACGCGGGCAGCGGACCATCGACGTGTGGCAACTGAACGTCGGCTTCGTTCCGGGGCTGTTCGTCCCCGGCGAGCGCGCCGCGGTCACCGTCACCCGGAACGAGACGCCGGTCCCGAACGCCACGGTGACGCTGGCCGGGGAGACGCTGGGCACCACCGGCTCGGACGGTCGGCTCACGTTCCGGCTGCCGACGACGCTCTCGGGAACCGTTCGGGCCGCCACTGCCACACAGACCGACGCTGTCCCGCTGTGGCGCGCCTACTGGCTCACCGGCGGCCTGACGCTCGGGCTGAGCGTCTTCGCACTCGCGACGACGCTAGTGACGGCACGACTGCGTGGCCGGGGTGCCGCCAAGCGAGTCGCGCGCTGGTGGACCGCCGTCGGACTGCTGTTCGGTGGCTACGTCCTCGGGGAGCGGCTCGGGCTGGCGGCCGCTGGAACCGTCGTACTGCTCGTGGGGCTGTACCGATACCGGCGGGCCGTCGCCTCCGGCGGTGCCACGGCCGCCGAGCAGATCGTCGGCTTCCTGGAGTGGTGCAAGCTGGCTGTCCTGCGGGTCGTCGCGGGGGTCGAATCGGGAGCCGACTGGCTCCGACGGCAGGCCGTTCGGCTGGCGGCCTGGCTCCGCTCCCTGCCGACCTCGGTCTCGGCGCTGGCGGCGCGGTTCGGGGCGTGGCTGCGCACACTGCCGGGCCGGCTCGGTGCCCGCCTGCGCTCGCTGCCCCTCCGTGGCGTCGCCGCTGTCTGTCTCGCGCTCGGGGTCGTCGTCGGTGCCACCTACGCCTTCGGCGCGCCCGGGCTCCTCGTCTCGGCCGCGCTCGTCGGCCTCGCGGCGGTCGGCTGGTGGCTCAGGCGACGCGGCGACGAGGTCGAATCGACCGAGCGAGCGACGGAGAAGACGGGGGCGACCGACCCCGAAGCGGCGGCCGACGACGGCTCGGCGCCCGCGCTGCGACAGCTCTGGCGGCGCTTCGCCGAGTGGGTCACGCCGTCGACCTGGCGGACCCGGACGCCCGCGGAGGTCTCCCGGGCCGCTATCGACCGCGGCCTCCCCCGGCAGCCCGTCGAGGCGCTGACCGAGGCGTTCCGGGACGTGGAGTACGGCGGCGAGCCCGAGCAGAGCCGTCGCGATCAGGCCCGGACGGCGTACGAGGCGCTCGAAGCCACGCGACACCGCGAGGAGGACGAGGAATGAGAGGAAAGCTCGCGATGCTACTGGCCGCCGTCGGAACGTTGTTACTGGGTGTCAGCGTGGGGATTGGGCTGCTGTCCGGCCCGGTCACGGACACTGGCGCACCGCTCTGGCTCGGCGCCCCGCTCGGCCTGCTGGTGCTTGCGCTGTCGCTGTGGAAGCTCCTGTCGACCCCGAGCGGTGACGAGGTCTCCGCCTCGCCCTGGAGTGAGGGGGGCGCAATCGTGGCGGACCCGCCCGAATCGACGCCGAAGACGGACCCGATATCGGGGACGGAGATGGCCGATGTCATCGGGACGGCCGCGGACGAGGCGCGGAACGCGGACACCGTCGACGCGGGACTGGACACCGTCAGAGCGCCGCTGCGGGAGGCGCTCGTCGACGCGCTGGGGCAGGGCGGCTGGGAGCGGGACCGCATCGAAGCGGCGCTGTCGGCTGGCTCGTGGACCGACGACCCGGTCGCCGCGTCAGTGCTCGACGAAGACGTGTTGCCCCCGGAGCGGTCGCTGCGTCGACGTGTCTGGGCGTGGCTCTTCCCCGCGAAAGCCGTGCGACACCGGACCGCTCGGGCCGTCGGGGCCGTCGCCGCTGCGGCCGAGGCG from Halomicroarcula saliterrae carries:
- a CDS encoding DUF4129 domain-containing protein, producing MGTTGDGGVEGVDSRQLLLVGVCLVGLVMAAFLAPVTGANGLFGSGDGTGLQGGNGGDIGGDPPSDGSSGDGSDGERYDPGGDGGFGDSDEPVDVREAASGCRVDVRSDPKPGTTTTVAVTVDGEPASDVRVWFNGEFVGHTDGRGLVTGTVPYVTELNVTVESPIDEPCTFSEPESVGPGQFPLVGAGVSVAGAGGVATAASIDAGRATGQRPASVGVNNSSDYDVASAVTIRVTGDPVPNSTVALFATVEGVPMPNATVAVDGERVGQTDGSGRYRLTVPESDSIDVTVSRGEIRGQRTIDVWQLNVGFVPGLFVPGERAAVTVTRNETPVPNATVTLAGETLGTTGSDGRLTFRLPTTLSGTVRAATATQTDAVPLWRAYWLTGGLTLGLSVFALATTLVTARLRGRGAAKRVARWWTAVGLLFGGYVLGERLGLAAAGTVVLLVGLYRYRRAVASGGATAAEQIVGFLEWCKLAVLRVVAGVESGADWLRRQAVRLAAWLRSLPTSVSALAARFGAWLRTLPGRLGARLRSLPLRGVAAVCLALGVVVGATYAFGAPGLLVSAALVGLAAVGWWLRRRGDEVESTERATEKTGATDPEAAADDGSAPALRQLWRRFAEWVTPSTWRTRTPAEVSRAAIDRGLPRQPVEALTEAFRDVEYGGEPEQSRRDQARTAYEALEATRHREEDEE
- a CDS encoding DUF7269 family protein, which codes for MRGKLAMLLAAVGTLLLGVSVGIGLLSGPVTDTGAPLWLGAPLGLLVLALSLWKLLSTPSGDEVSASPWSEGGAIVADPPESTPKTDPISGTEMADVIGTAADEARNADTVDAGLDTVRAPLREALVDALGQGGWERDRIEAALSAGSWTDDPVAASVLDEDVLPPERSLRRRVWAWLFPAKAVRHRTARAVGAVAAAAEAALPPVVGQHAPRPVPVVEPTLDDLRRASDGSLRRAVEGRASVGAAEYDKDGPDAESPVTEGVGANGEADASGADRTADGSETADPPAASADWPTRDAGGDS